A section of the Babylonia areolata isolate BAREFJ2019XMU chromosome 1, ASM4173473v1, whole genome shotgun sequence genome encodes:
- the LOC143290875 gene encoding uncharacterized protein LOC143290875 has product MTMLSQCPKIYFNSSSEKCEFCCGICFAEMKKTSALCLKVCADNAQQILMQDTDQLCFTPKAVAVLIGVVLVAFVLLVFVLLKRRARELNADHLAIPRDEHGLVTPTPESQEGREGPEELVLSTSRLGGVDN; this is encoded by the exons ATGACGATGTTGTCACAGTGTCCGAAGATCTATTTTAACAGCAGCAGCGAGAAGTGTGAGTTCTGCTGTGGCATTTGCTTCGCTGAGATGAAGAAAACCTCAGCACTGTGTCTCAAAGTCTGTGCAG ACAACGCACAGCAGATCCTGATGCAGGATACTGACCAGTTGTGCTTCACGCCAAAAGCTGTAGCAGTCCTGATCGGTGTAGTCCTTGTTGCCTTCGTCCTTCTCGTCTTCGTCTTGCTGAAGCGCAGAgccaga GAGCTCAACGCTGACCATCTGGCCATCCCCAGAGACGAGCATGGCCTGGTGACCCCTACCCCCGAGAGccaggagggcagggaggggccTGAGGAACTGGTGCTGTCCACCA GCAGACTCGGAGGTGTAGACAACTGA